From Sphingobium sp. RAC03, a single genomic window includes:
- a CDS encoding BLUF domain-containing protein produces the protein MYISTVVGTVTPQECAAVAQLSAVNNQRDDVTGLLLFNSRRFLQVLEGPRDAVERIFARIYDDPRHRAVVKLREGTIETREFGQWAMAYDDPARPSNSLKDKVAALLERAGPSTRAHFMGSADLHRPAVR, from the coding sequence ATGTATATCAGCACCGTCGTAGGTACGGTCACGCCGCAGGAATGCGCCGCCGTCGCGCAACTTTCCGCCGTCAACAACCAGCGCGACGATGTCACCGGCCTCCTGCTGTTCAACTCGCGCCGCTTCCTCCAGGTGCTGGAAGGGCCAAGGGATGCGGTCGAACGCATCTTCGCCCGCATCTATGACGACCCCCGCCACCGCGCCGTCGTCAAGCTGCGCGAAGGCACGATCGAGACACGCGAATTTGGCCAATGGGCCATGGCCTATGACGACCCCGCCCGGCCGTCGAACAGCTTGAAGGACAAGGTCGCCGCCCTGCTCGAACGGGCCGGTCCCTCGACCCGCGCGCACTTCATGGGATCAGCCGACCTGCACCGCCCGGCCGTCCGATAA
- a CDS encoding ABC transporter permease: MLGTTITLAFRAINRHKLRSFLTTLGIIIGVAAVVTMVTLGNGATAAVREQISSLGANVLQLRPGQGFGRGGGGPRPPDFKTADLTAIQNQLTGVRAVAPLVQSSGTAIYEGNNWSTTVYGTTSAYSEVQQWTTDVGRLFLPEEEEAGRPVCIIGNTVRTNLFQGADPVGKRMRIKGVSCQVIGALATRGQGGFGDQDDVVVMPIKFVQRRFTGDRDISQIMVAVDDAYDTSTVQSSLEELMRERRKIKAGSEDNFNVFDTKQISDTLTGTTTILTQIVGAVAAISLLVGGIGIMNIMLVSVTERTREIGIRLAIGAVAREVLMQFLVEAIVLSCLGGLIGLLLALAATAAIAPLMQVPFLFDIKVNLIAFVFSAAIGVVFGYFPARRAAALNPIDALRHE, translated from the coding sequence ATGCTAGGCACCACCATCACCCTCGCCTTTCGCGCGATCAACCGCCACAAGCTGCGCAGCTTCCTCACGACGCTCGGCATCATCATCGGCGTCGCCGCGGTCGTGACCATGGTCACGCTCGGCAATGGCGCAACCGCCGCCGTGCGCGAACAGATCAGCTCGCTCGGCGCCAATGTCCTGCAATTGCGGCCCGGCCAGGGCTTTGGCCGCGGCGGCGGCGGCCCGCGCCCGCCCGATTTCAAGACGGCCGACCTCACCGCCATCCAGAATCAGTTGACCGGCGTGCGCGCCGTCGCGCCGCTGGTACAATCGAGCGGCACCGCCATCTATGAAGGCAATAACTGGTCCACCACTGTCTATGGCACGACATCGGCCTATTCCGAAGTCCAGCAATGGACCACCGATGTCGGCCGCCTGTTCCTGCCGGAAGAAGAAGAGGCCGGACGTCCGGTCTGCATCATCGGCAATACCGTGCGCACCAACCTGTTCCAGGGCGCGGACCCGGTGGGCAAGCGGATGCGGATCAAGGGCGTTTCCTGCCAAGTGATCGGCGCGCTCGCAACGCGCGGCCAGGGCGGCTTTGGCGATCAGGACGATGTCGTCGTCATGCCCATCAAATTCGTCCAGCGCCGCTTCACCGGCGACCGCGATATCAGCCAGATCATGGTTGCGGTGGACGATGCCTATGACACCAGCACCGTGCAATCGAGCCTAGAAGAACTCATGCGCGAACGGCGCAAGATCAAGGCGGGGTCCGAAGACAATTTCAACGTTTTCGACACCAAGCAGATCAGCGACACGCTGACCGGCACCACCACCATCCTGACCCAGATCGTCGGCGCCGTGGCCGCCATCTCGCTGCTCGTCGGCGGCATCGGCATCATGAACATCATGCTGGTGTCCGTGACCGAGCGGACCCGCGAAATCGGCATCCGCCTCGCCATCGGCGCTGTCGCGCGGGAAGTGCTGATGCAGTTCCTGGTCGAAGCGATCGTGCTGTCCTGCCTTGGCGGCCTGATCGGCCTGTTGCTGGCGCTGGCCGCCACCGCCGCCATCGCCCCGCTGATGCAGGTGCCCTTCCTCTTCGACATCAAGGTCAACCTGATCGCCTTCGTCTTTTCGGCGGCGATCGGCGTCGTATTCGGCTATTTCCCCGCCCGACGCGCAGCAGCCCTTAACCCCATCGATGCCCTACGCCACGAATAG
- a CDS encoding crotonase/enoyl-CoA hydratase family protein: protein MSAVLTQRDGAVLTVTLNQPDRRNPISDLAMVDAVCAVFEAADRDLSIHVAILTGAGSAFSSGGDLNAMRPDGGGLRAGLPAQTRRNYRAGIQRLPLLFQAIELPVIAAVNGPAIGAGMDLACMCDLRIAAQSARFAESFVKLGLVSGDGGAWLLPRIVGFSKASQLSLTGETIDADEALRIGLVGAVVPDADLMDVARAQADAIAANPPHATRMTKRLLRAAQTAELNHILEMAGAMQALAHATADHDEAIDAFFDRRPPQFKGD, encoded by the coding sequence GTGAGCGCTGTCCTTACCCAGCGGGACGGCGCGGTCCTGACGGTCACGCTCAACCAGCCCGACCGGCGCAATCCCATTTCGGACCTCGCGATGGTCGATGCTGTATGTGCTGTGTTCGAGGCGGCGGATCGCGATCTGTCGATTCATGTCGCGATTTTGACCGGCGCGGGCAGCGCTTTTTCGTCGGGCGGTGACCTCAATGCCATGCGGCCCGACGGGGGTGGCCTGCGTGCGGGACTGCCAGCGCAAACGCGGCGCAATTATCGAGCAGGTATCCAGCGTTTGCCGCTGCTGTTCCAGGCGATCGAACTGCCGGTGATCGCGGCGGTCAACGGCCCGGCCATCGGTGCGGGGATGGACCTCGCCTGCATGTGCGACCTGCGCATTGCGGCGCAATCGGCGCGCTTTGCCGAGAGTTTCGTCAAGCTGGGGCTGGTGTCCGGGGACGGCGGGGCGTGGCTGTTGCCGCGCATCGTTGGTTTCTCCAAGGCCAGCCAATTGTCGCTGACCGGTGAGACGATCGACGCGGACGAAGCGCTGCGGATTGGGTTGGTCGGTGCGGTGGTGCCCGACGCGGACCTGATGGACGTCGCGCGTGCGCAAGCCGACGCCATCGCCGCCAATCCGCCTCATGCCACGCGCATGACCAAGCGGCTGCTGCGCGCGGCGCAGACGGCGGAATTGAACCACATACTCGAAATGGCAGGCGCGATGCAGGCGCTGGCCCATGCGACGGCGGACCATGACGAGGCGATCGACGCCTTTTTCGACCGCCGCCCACCACAGTTCAAAGGAGACTGA
- the fabD gene encoding ACP S-malonyltransferase, with product MRAFVFPGQGSQSVGMGKALADASPAARELFQEVDDALSFNLFRLMAEGPEDQLTLTENAQPAIMANAIATLRVMQREGGFSIAQKGDYVAGHSLGEYSALCAAEALDAGTTARLLRLRGQAMQAAVPVGEGAMAALLGADIAKAQALADAAAQGEVCAVANDNDPSQVVISGHKAAIDRAVAMVKEHGIKRGILLPVSAPFHCELMQPAADAMAQALAEVALVAPLLPVYANVLAAPIAEPDEIKLRLVEQVTGRVRWRESVAAMWDAGVTEFVEIGGKVLTPMIKRIAPDATVRSIVTMDDIEAALGAL from the coding sequence ATGCGCGCATTTGTATTTCCGGGTCAGGGCAGCCAGTCGGTCGGCATGGGCAAGGCCTTGGCCGACGCCAGTCCCGCCGCGCGGGAGCTGTTTCAGGAAGTCGATGACGCCCTGTCCTTCAACCTGTTCCGCCTGATGGCGGAGGGTCCGGAGGACCAACTGACCCTCACCGAAAATGCGCAGCCTGCCATCATGGCTAATGCCATCGCAACGCTGCGCGTGATGCAGCGCGAAGGCGGCTTCTCGATCGCGCAAAAGGGCGATTATGTCGCTGGGCATAGCCTGGGTGAATATAGCGCGTTGTGCGCGGCCGAGGCGCTTGACGCTGGCACCACCGCCCGGCTGTTGCGCCTGCGCGGGCAGGCTATGCAGGCGGCGGTGCCGGTGGGTGAGGGGGCCATGGCCGCTTTGCTGGGTGCTGACATCGCAAAGGCGCAGGCTTTGGCGGATGCCGCGGCGCAGGGCGAAGTCTGCGCCGTCGCCAACGACAATGATCCAAGCCAGGTCGTGATTTCGGGGCATAAAGCGGCGATCGACCGCGCCGTGGCGATGGTGAAGGAGCATGGCATCAAGCGTGGCATCTTGCTGCCGGTGTCCGCCCCCTTCCATTGCGAATTGATGCAGCCTGCCGCCGATGCCATGGCGCAGGCCTTGGCCGAGGTTGCGTTGGTTGCGCCGCTGCTGCCGGTTTACGCCAATGTGCTGGCCGCGCCGATCGCCGAGCCGGACGAGATCAAGCTGCGGCTGGTCGAGCAGGTGACCGGCCGGGTACGCTGGCGCGAGTCCGTGGCGGCGATGTGGGACGCGGGCGTTACCGAGTTCGTCGAAATCGGCGGCAAGGTGCTGACCCCGATGATCAAGCGCATCGCCCCCGATGCCACCGTGCGCAGCATCGTGACGATGGACGATATCGAGGCGGCGCTGGGCGCGCTGTGA
- a CDS encoding RcnB family protein, with amino-acid sequence MFKKIIMALATTTLVASPLISAQAQAQSYGAQHRQEQTRTVVKQKPNGRTVVKQKTVVNKPGVRNNGNVVYRGNAYRPNRAAVVNHRWAKGQRFDRRQAANYRVINNYRGYRLNAPPRGYQWVQSGNDAVLIALTSGIIGAVIGGAIR; translated from the coding sequence ATGTTCAAGAAGATCATCATGGCCCTGGCCACCACCACCTTGGTCGCCAGCCCCCTCATCAGCGCGCAGGCCCAGGCACAAAGCTACGGCGCGCAGCATCGCCAGGAACAGACCCGCACGGTCGTCAAGCAAAAGCCCAACGGCCGCACCGTGGTCAAGCAGAAGACCGTCGTGAACAAGCCCGGCGTGCGCAACAACGGCAATGTCGTCTATCGCGGCAACGCCTATCGCCCGAACCGCGCCGCCGTGGTCAATCATCGCTGGGCCAAGGGTCAGCGCTTCGACCGTCGCCAGGCCGCCAATTATCGGGTGATCAACAATTATCGCGGCTATCGCTTGAACGCCCCACCGCGCGGCTATCAGTGGGTCCAGTCGGGTAACGACGCGGTCCTGATCGCCCTCACCAGCGGCATCATCGGCGCGGTCATCGGCGGCGCGATCCGCTAA
- a CDS encoding GntP family permease — MAVAIAALSLILLMIAAYRGMSVIIMAPLLAMLAVLLTDPAAVPAAFSGLFMEKVASFLKLYFPVFLLGALFGKLVEISGFSRAIVTAVIGVVGAGRGIPAIMLVTALLTYGGVSVFVAVFAVYPFAAEMFRRADIPKRLVPATIGLGAITFTMDALPGTPQIQNIIPTSFFGTTTWAAPVLGTIGSVCIAAMGLAYLGWRRRTLMAAGEGYGAPETLVNEPEPVEDAAPVHPLIALLPLLVVGVGNLLLTMAIPRWVSGDVVTLSLVGMAAPVEVQVAQVSALWAVEGALLLGIATILMFAFRTVAKRFAEGSKAAVGGALLAGMNTAVEYGFGAVIAALPGFLVVKEALKAIPNPLINEAITVTSLAGITGSASGGLSIALAAMADQFMLAGDAAGIPREVLHRVASMASGGMDSLPHNGAVITLLAVTGLTHRQAYKDIFALTLIKTLTVFVVIAVYYLTGLV, encoded by the coding sequence ATGGCCGTTGCGATTGCCGCCTTGTCACTGATCCTGCTGATGATCGCGGCCTATCGGGGCATGAGCGTCATCATCATGGCGCCGTTGCTGGCGATGCTGGCGGTGTTGTTGACGGATCCGGCCGCCGTGCCTGCTGCCTTTTCGGGGCTGTTCATGGAGAAGGTGGCGAGTTTCCTGAAGCTCTATTTTCCTGTGTTTCTGCTGGGCGCGCTGTTCGGCAAGCTGGTCGAGATTTCGGGTTTTTCCCGCGCGATCGTGACGGCGGTGATCGGCGTGGTGGGCGCGGGGCGGGGGATTCCGGCGATCATGCTGGTGACGGCACTGCTGACCTATGGCGGGGTGTCGGTGTTCGTCGCGGTGTTCGCCGTCTATCCCTTCGCCGCCGAGATGTTTCGCCGGGCCGACATTCCCAAGCGGCTGGTGCCGGCGACCATCGGCCTGGGCGCGATCACCTTCACCATGGATGCGTTGCCCGGCACGCCGCAGATCCAGAATATCATTCCGACGAGCTTCTTTGGCACGACCACTTGGGCCGCGCCGGTGCTGGGGACGATCGGGTCGGTCTGTATCGCGGCGATGGGACTGGCCTATCTTGGCTGGCGGCGACGGACGCTGATGGCGGCGGGCGAGGGCTATGGTGCGCCTGAAACGCTGGTGAACGAACCGGAGCCGGTGGAGGACGCCGCCCCGGTGCATCCGCTAATCGCGCTGCTGCCGTTGTTGGTGGTGGGGGTTGGCAATCTGCTGCTGACGATGGCGATCCCGCGCTGGGTGAGCGGCGATGTCGTCACCTTGTCGCTGGTCGGGATGGCTGCGCCAGTGGAGGTGCAGGTGGCGCAGGTGTCCGCGCTGTGGGCGGTGGAGGGCGCGTTGCTGCTCGGCATTGCGACGATCCTTATGTTTGCCTTCCGTACCGTGGCCAAGCGCTTTGCCGAAGGATCGAAGGCGGCGGTGGGCGGCGCTTTGCTGGCAGGGATGAATACGGCGGTGGAATATGGGTTCGGTGCGGTGATCGCGGCGCTGCCCGGTTTTCTGGTCGTCAAGGAAGCGCTCAAGGCGATCCCCAATCCGTTGATCAATGAAGCGATTACGGTGACGTCGCTCGCCGGGATCACCGGGTCGGCATCGGGTGGCCTGTCGATCGCGCTGGCCGCCATGGCGGACCAGTTCATGCTGGCGGGCGATGCGGCGGGCATCCCGCGCGAGGTGTTGCACCGGGTGGCGTCGATGGCGTCGGGCGGGATGGACAGTTTGCCGCATAATGGCGCGGTGATCACGCTGCTGGCGGTGACGGGGCTGACCCACCGGCAGGCCTATAAGGATATTTTCGCGCTGACGCTGATCAAGACGCTGACGGTCTTTGTCGTGATTGCGGTCTATTATCTGACCGGGCTGGTCTGA
- a CDS encoding efflux transporter outer membrane subunit → MRYRFAGICGTALSLSACAVGPDYRPPQAVSMGVPATYYQNVGTPQNEADLAIWWTRLNDPTLSALIDTAIANNLDIVQAQARLRQARESLAQTNAAFLPQLNASGNGGKNYRSQAGGTRVDDSGNVISTGASNWSSSYSANTSASWQIDLFGELSRSAEAARAELAGSGYDLATVRMTIISELVTNYVQARLAQEQLRIARETQQVQQDNFDIAGWRLQAGLVSSLDEQQARAQLAQTRASIPQQEANLRGSLNRIAVLTGQAPGEATRTLETPAPIPTATSQIALGIPADTLRQRPDVRSAERALAAATARIGVAEAQLYPSLGISGNLGTTSNAFSDLFSLITGGLFANVSQVIFDGGRLASQVRSQRAATDAAFAAYKQSVLTALEDVENAMASLASARARQAEFTIAYDASNNAALLARSQYQAGLIDFQTLSNSETTLLNARNSLATARSDEILAIARLYDALGGGWQSMDNRPIDEQKS, encoded by the coding sequence GTGCGATATCGCTTTGCAGGGATATGTGGGACGGCGCTGAGCCTGTCGGCCTGCGCCGTCGGCCCGGACTATCGACCGCCACAGGCCGTATCGATGGGGGTGCCCGCCACCTATTATCAGAATGTCGGCACGCCGCAGAACGAGGCTGATCTGGCCATATGGTGGACCCGGCTCAATGATCCGACGCTCTCGGCCCTGATCGATACGGCAATCGCCAACAATCTGGATATCGTCCAGGCGCAGGCGCGGCTGCGGCAAGCGCGCGAAAGCCTGGCACAGACCAACGCCGCCTTCCTGCCGCAGCTCAATGCTTCGGGCAATGGCGGCAAGAATTACCGCAGCCAGGCGGGCGGCACCCGCGTCGACGACAGCGGAAATGTCATCAGCACCGGTGCCAGCAACTGGTCGAGCAGCTATTCCGCCAACACATCCGCCAGTTGGCAGATCGACCTGTTCGGCGAACTCTCCCGCTCGGCCGAAGCCGCGCGGGCCGAACTGGCCGGATCGGGCTATGATCTCGCGACCGTGCGGATGACGATCATCTCCGAACTGGTCACCAACTATGTCCAGGCGCGGCTTGCCCAGGAACAATTGCGCATCGCCCGCGAAACGCAGCAGGTGCAGCAGGATAATTTCGACATAGCGGGCTGGCGCTTGCAGGCGGGCCTCGTCTCCTCGCTCGATGAACAGCAGGCCCGCGCGCAACTGGCGCAAACCCGCGCCTCCATCCCGCAGCAGGAAGCGAACCTGCGCGGCAGCCTCAACCGCATTGCCGTCCTGACCGGACAGGCACCGGGCGAAGCGACCCGCACGCTCGAAACGCCCGCCCCCATCCCCACCGCCACGTCGCAGATCGCGCTGGGCATCCCCGCCGATACGCTACGCCAGCGGCCCGACGTGCGAAGCGCGGAGCGTGCGCTTGCAGCGGCGACCGCACGCATCGGCGTGGCCGAAGCGCAACTCTATCCCTCGCTCGGTATCAGCGGCAATCTGGGCACCACGTCCAATGCGTTCAGCGATCTGTTCAGCCTGATCACCGGCGGCCTCTTCGCCAATGTGTCGCAAGTCATCTTCGACGGCGGCCGCTTGGCCTCGCAGGTCCGGTCACAACGGGCGGCGACCGACGCTGCCTTCGCCGCCTATAAGCAAAGCGTGCTGACCGCCTTGGAGGATGTCGAAAATGCCATGGCGTCGCTCGCCAGCGCCAGGGCACGGCAGGCGGAATTCACCATCGCCTATGATGCGTCGAACAACGCCGCCCTGCTGGCACGCAGCCAGTATCAGGCGGGCCTTATCGACTTCCAGACATTGTCGAATAGCGAAACCACCCTTTTGAACGCCCGCAACAGCCTCGCCACCGCCCGGTCGGACGAAATTCTGGCCATCGCCCGGCTTTACGATGCGCTGGGCGGCGGTTGGCAGAGCATGGACAACCGCCCCATCGATGAGCAAAAATCATGA
- a CDS encoding ABC transporter ATP-binding protein, whose amino-acid sequence MAIAPIISLRGVTKVYGEGPTAFQALKGIDLDIEQGDFVAVMGPSGSGKSTTMNILGCLDVPSAGTFLFKGHHVETLDRDKRALLRRRYLGFVFQGFNLLSRTTALENVELPLIYRGEDKKTRYDLGMAALDKVGLKEWWDHTPAELSGGQQQRVAIARAIVTSPDVLLADEPTGNLDSERSVEIMELLTDLNQNSGITVLMVTHEPDMAAFARTIVHFKDGLVERIDNEVTA is encoded by the coding sequence ATGGCGATCGCACCGATCATCTCGCTGCGCGGGGTCACCAAAGTCTATGGCGAAGGCCCGACCGCCTTTCAGGCATTGAAGGGCATCGACCTCGACATCGAACAGGGTGATTTCGTCGCCGTGATGGGGCCATCCGGCTCCGGCAAATCGACGACGATGAACATCCTTGGCTGCCTCGACGTGCCATCGGCTGGCACCTTCCTGTTCAAGGGCCACCATGTCGAGACGCTGGACCGCGACAAGCGCGCCCTGCTGCGCCGCCGCTATCTCGGCTTCGTGTTCCAGGGCTTCAACCTCCTGTCCCGCACGACCGCGCTGGAAAATGTCGAACTCCCGCTCATCTATCGCGGCGAGGACAAGAAGACGCGCTATGACCTCGGCATGGCCGCACTCGACAAGGTCGGCCTCAAGGAGTGGTGGGACCATACCCCCGCCGAACTGTCGGGCGGCCAGCAACAGCGCGTCGCCATCGCCCGCGCCATCGTCACCAGCCCCGATGTGCTGCTGGCGGACGAACCGACCGGCAATCTCGATTCAGAACGATCTGTCGAAATCATGGAATTGCTGACCGATCTCAATCAGAACAGCGGCATCACCGTGCTGATGGTCACCCACGAACCCGACATGGCCGCCTTCGCGCGGACCATCGTCCATTTCAAAGACGGCCTGGTCGAACGCATCGACAATGAGGTGACGGCGTGA
- a CDS encoding efflux RND transporter periplasmic adaptor subunit, which yields MSNDVTTDPALDEFLGAKPAKPWRKWAIRGGIGVALLIAILLVTQCFSGDDKPNYATREVRKGDLTVAVSATGNLKPVNQVDVGSEQSGKITAVYVDVNDRVTRGQRLAELDTRRLVDSVNQNRSQVSASQASVAQAQAQVALAKATLDRQLNVYQLSGGKVPAKTEIDTARANYQGAVASLRSAQAQVDVSRAQLSSAQTNLSIAQIVSPVTGVVLSRDIEPGQTVAASFNAPVLFTIAEDLTQMEVEVSVDEADVGQVKDGQSATFAVDAFPGRTFPATVARVNVGSNASNTSSSSTTTTSTTGTVVAYTAVLTVNNEDETLRPGMTATADIVTQELRDVLLIPNSALRFKPSAGAKGGGITSVLPGPGRMRRGGNTRQVNFGAGSSQTVYVLGEDGNPKAVQVTIGASDGSRTAITGGEIKEGMRVITGQLAAGQEAPAEDERAAPTDAKAPDRQRNPAADGKPASVGSLGNSGDKAPETAPVAPAETRGTGRPSGT from the coding sequence ATGAGCAATGACGTGACCACCGATCCGGCCCTCGACGAATTTCTGGGCGCCAAGCCCGCCAAACCCTGGCGCAAATGGGCGATCCGGGGCGGCATCGGCGTCGCGCTGCTCATCGCCATATTGCTGGTGACGCAATGTTTTTCCGGCGACGACAAACCCAACTACGCGACCCGCGAAGTGCGCAAGGGCGACCTGACCGTCGCCGTGTCCGCGACCGGCAACCTCAAACCCGTCAATCAGGTCGATGTGGGGTCCGAACAGTCGGGCAAGATTACCGCCGTCTATGTCGACGTCAATGATCGCGTGACGCGCGGCCAGCGGCTCGCCGAACTCGACACCCGCCGCCTCGTAGACTCCGTGAACCAGAACCGCTCGCAGGTCTCGGCTTCGCAAGCCAGCGTCGCGCAGGCGCAGGCCCAGGTCGCGCTCGCCAAGGCAACGCTCGACCGCCAACTCAACGTCTATCAATTGTCGGGCGGCAAGGTGCCCGCCAAGACCGAGATCGACACGGCGCGCGCCAATTATCAGGGCGCGGTCGCCAGCCTGCGATCGGCGCAGGCGCAGGTCGATGTGTCCCGTGCCCAGCTTTCCTCTGCCCAGACCAACCTGTCGATCGCCCAGATCGTCTCGCCTGTGACCGGCGTGGTCCTCTCGCGCGACATCGAACCCGGCCAGACCGTCGCGGCCTCCTTCAACGCGCCGGTGCTGTTCACCATCGCCGAGGATCTGACGCAGATGGAGGTCGAAGTGTCGGTCGATGAAGCCGATGTCGGCCAGGTCAAGGATGGCCAGAGCGCGACCTTCGCGGTCGACGCCTTCCCCGGCCGCACCTTCCCGGCGACGGTGGCCCGCGTGAATGTCGGCTCGAACGCCAGCAACACCTCGTCATCCTCTACCACCACGACCAGCACGACCGGCACCGTGGTCGCCTACACCGCCGTTCTGACGGTGAACAACGAAGATGAAACACTGCGTCCCGGCATGACCGCGACCGCCGACATCGTGACGCAGGAATTGCGCGACGTGCTGCTCATCCCCAACAGCGCGCTACGCTTCAAGCCCAGCGCAGGCGCGAAGGGCGGCGGCATCACCAGCGTCCTGCCCGGCCCCGGCCGGATGCGGCGCGGCGGCAACACCCGCCAGGTCAATTTCGGCGCAGGCAGCAGCCAGACCGTCTATGTGCTGGGCGAAGACGGCAATCCCAAGGCGGTGCAAGTCACCATCGGCGCCAGCGACGGATCGCGCACGGCCATCACCGGCGGTGAGATCAAGGAAGGGATGCGCGTCATCACCGGGCAACTGGCCGCCGGCCAGGAAGCCCCGGCCGAGGACGAACGCGCCGCTCCCACCGATGCCAAGGCACCCGACCGCCAGCGTAATCCGGCAGCGGACGGCAAGCCCGCCAGCGTCGGCTCGCTTGGCAATTCGGGCGACAAGGCCCCCGAAACCGCCCCGGTCGCCCCCGCCGAAACGCGCGGCACTGGCCGGCCAAGCGGGACGTAA
- a CDS encoding GxxExxY protein — MADIDRISGDVLDLALRMHRDLGPGLLENVYEMILAAKLTAMGHRVERQKPVDISYDGLDFAAAFRIDLLVDDRLLVEIKSTERLHPAHAKQLLTYLRLTNQPVGLLINFGGATLKEGVKRIVNDYVPSASSRLRVNQIE; from the coding sequence TTGGCGGATATCGATCGCATCAGCGGAGACGTTCTTGACCTCGCCTTGCGGATGCATCGCGACCTGGGGCCGGGACTGCTCGAAAATGTGTACGAGATGATCCTGGCGGCCAAGCTGACGGCCATGGGCCATCGCGTCGAACGGCAGAAACCCGTGGACATCAGCTATGATGGCTTGGATTTCGCGGCCGCTTTCAGGATCGACCTTTTGGTCGATGACCGCTTGCTGGTAGAGATTAAGTCTACCGAACGCCTCCACCCAGCCCATGCCAAACAATTGCTGACCTATCTTCGCCTGACCAACCAGCCCGTAGGGCTTCTGATCAATTTCGGCGGCGCCACGCTCAAGGAAGGGGTGAAGCGCATAGTCAACGACTATGTCCCCTCCGCGTCTTCGCGCCTCCGCGTGAACCAAATAGAATAA
- a CDS encoding ArsR/SmtB family transcription factor, which translates to MTVGLQEDNRGATIDAQFKALSDGTRRALLEYLVREGEQSVHALTAIAGVSQPMVSRHLGKLKRARLVTARRAGRETFYSARAKGLAPVVQWLAVYGALWSQRFTALEDMGA; encoded by the coding sequence ATGACAGTTGGATTACAGGAAGATAATCGGGGCGCGACAATCGACGCCCAGTTCAAGGCCTTGTCGGACGGCACTCGCCGCGCGCTGCTGGAATATCTAGTCCGCGAAGGCGAACAGAGCGTCCACGCGCTGACCGCGATCGCGGGCGTATCGCAACCCATGGTATCGCGCCACCTGGGCAAGCTCAAACGCGCCAGGCTCGTGACGGCGCGAAGGGCCGGACGCGAAACCTTCTACAGCGCCCGCGCCAAGGGGCTGGCCCCGGTGGTGCAATGGTTGGCGGTCTATGGCGCGCTATGGTCGCAACGCTTCACCGCGCTGGAGGATATGGGGGCTTAG
- the fabG gene encoding 3-oxoacyl-[acyl-carrier-protein] reductase, translating to MFDLTGMTALVTGASGGIGSEIARSLAAQGATLALSGSNEEKLKAFAAELGGDHKTLVCNLSDPASVDALVPQAVEALGGKLDILVNNAGVTRDNLILRMKDEEWSTVISVNLEAAFRLCRAAAKPMMKARFGRIISITSVVGVTGNPGQSNYCASKAGIIGMSKSLGQELASRGITVNCVAPGFIRSAMTDALNDAQKGAILQKIPVGDLGDGADIGAAVVYLASREAGYVNGQTLHVNGGMAMI from the coding sequence ATGTTTGACCTCACAGGAATGACCGCGCTGGTGACGGGCGCTTCGGGCGGGATCGGGTCCGAGATTGCCCGGTCGCTGGCCGCGCAGGGGGCGACGCTGGCGTTGTCGGGCAGCAATGAAGAGAAGCTCAAGGCGTTCGCGGCGGAGCTGGGCGGTGATCATAAGACGCTGGTGTGCAACCTGTCGGACCCGGCTTCGGTCGATGCCCTGGTGCCGCAGGCGGTTGAGGCGCTGGGCGGCAAGCTCGACATATTGGTCAACAATGCCGGGGTCACGCGCGACAATCTGATCCTGCGGATGAAGGACGAGGAATGGTCGACCGTCATCTCCGTCAATCTGGAAGCCGCGTTCCGCCTGTGCCGTGCCGCCGCCAAGCCGATGATGAAGGCCCGCTTCGGGCGCATCATCTCGATCACGTCGGTCGTGGGCGTCACCGGCAATCCGGGCCAGTCCAACTATTGCGCGTCGAAGGCCGGGATCATCGGCATGTCCAAGTCGCTGGGTCAGGAATTGGCGAGCCGGGGCATCACCGTCAATTGCGTTGCGCCTGGTTTCATCCGGTCGGCGATGACCGATGCGCTGAACGACGCGCAGAAGGGGGCTATCCTGCAGAAAATCCCGGTCGGCGACTTGGGCGATGGCGCGGATATCGGTGCGGCCGTGGTCTATCTCGCCAGCCGCGAGGCGGGCTATGTCAACGGCCAGACGCTACATGTGAATGGCGGCATGGCGATGATTTGA